One part of the Meleagris gallopavo isolate NT-WF06-2002-E0010 breed Aviagen turkey brand Nicholas breeding stock chromosome 20, Turkey_5.1, whole genome shotgun sequence genome encodes these proteins:
- the GALK1 gene encoding galactokinase encodes HRRGRGRGAGAEHVCPPQALQLGTVLVGSPTQDGTVSILTTAPGADEPHRVQFPAPTQSRPLSPGRPHWANYVKGVIQHYRGGPVPGFNAVISSDVPLGGGLSSSASLEVATYTFLQQLCPDDGDLVAKALACQQAEHTFAGMPCGIMDQFISVMGKENHALLIDCRSLDAVPVPLRDANLAVLITNSNVRHTLTGSEYPARRRQCQEAAAALGRTTLRDVTMAELEASRGQLDEEVYRRARHVVGEIERTARAAQALRDGDYVTFGRLMVESHNSLRDDYAVSCPELDQLVAAALEVDGVYGSRMTGGGFGGCTVTLLVAEAAGRAQQHIQEKYSGTATFYITKPSDGAKVLPL; translated from the exons CACCGCCGGGGACGTGGCCGTGGGGCTGGCGCTGAGCACGTGTGTCCCCCGCAGGCCCTGCAGCTGGGCACGGTGCTGGTGGGTTCCCCCACGCAGGACGGGACCGTCTCCATCCTCACCACCGCGCCGGGGGCGGACGAGCCCCATAGGGTGCAGTTCCCGGCTCCTACCCAAAGCCGCCCCCTGAGCCCGGGGCGACCGCACTGGGCCAACTACGTCAAAGGTGTGATCCAGCACTACCGGG GCGGTCCCGTGCCAGGTTTCAATGCTGTGATCTCCAGCGATGTCCCCCTGGGCGGTGGCCTTTCAAGCTCTGCCTCTTTGGAAGTGGCCACATAcaccttcctgcagcagctctgccccg ACGATGGTGATTTGGTGGCCAAGGCTCTGGCatgccagcaggcagagcacacGTTTGCCGGCATGCCCTGCGGGATCATGGATCAGTTCATATCAGTGATGGGCAAAGAGAACCACGCGCTGCTCATCGACTGCAG GTCCCTGGATGCTGTCCCCGTCCCGCTGCGTGATGCCAACCTGGCTGTCCTCATCACCAACTCCAACGTGCGGCACACGCTGACGGGCAGTGAGTACCCCGCGCGGCGGCGGCAGtgccaggaggcagcagcagcactgggcaggaCCACCCTGCGGGATGTCACCATGGCCGAGCTGGAAG CATCCAGGGGCCAGCTGGATGAGGAGGTGTACCGCCGTGCCAGGCACGTTGTTGGTGAGATCGAGCGCACGGCGCGGGCGGCACAGGCACTGCGGGATGGGGATTATGTCACGTTTGGGAGGCTGATGGTGGAGAGCCACAACTCCCTGCG GGATGACTACGCCGTGAGCTGCCCGGAGCTGGACCAGCTGGTGGCAGCAGCCCTGGAGGTCGATGGGGTGTATGGCAGCCGGATGACGGGGGGAGGCTTTGGGGGCTGTACGGTGACACTGCTGGTGGCcgaggctgcagggagagcccagcagcacATCCAG GAGAAGTACAGCGGCACAGCGACCTTCTACATCACCAAACCCTCGGATGGGGCAAAGGTGCTGCCCTTGTAG